AAAAGCTATAAGGCAGGCAGTCCTAAGTTATTCCTATGCATATCCCTGCAAGAAGTTCCCGCTTTCCTTCGATAAAATTGCCAAATAATAATGAATCATTTCATAAATAATGGGTTTAGAAGCTTATCAGGGCAGGCGGGCCATTGCTGGGGCGTTATCTCTGTTGGCCACATTGCTCTAGTGTTCCGTTCTCCATACTAAATAGGAAACTGGACGTGATGTGGAATTAGATCCTGCTCCAGTGAAGCCACCCAGCACTaccgaagggggggggggggggaatatagCAGCGATGAATAGGCCACAAAATGGCTCCACTCACTTTTACCAATGAAAAGCAAATGGTGAGTATATAGATCTCTGTATATATAAAGGGGACAGCGTTGTATTTTGCGCATTGTTTGCAGGGCTTCCTTTTGGAGACAAAGCGAGCATTTTCACTGTTGTTGCGCAATATGTAATAATGCGcaactaaaattaaaaaacaattctCAGTTGTTCAATGGGTGGAGGCGAGGGGGGAAGGGAcggatcttttttctttttgggaaATTTCGTTGAGCAAATTGATCCCAAAGCAGCCGGACATTTGATGCTGCAGAGAGAAGGCAGGATTAACAACCCTTTCTTCGGGGCAGATGCAGAAGCGAAGTATAGATATGGGTGTATAGGTTTGGGTAGGGTCGGTTTTGTTCCTTTGCATCGGGATCTGGTTTTGCTATGGAGCCAGTTCGTCGGAAAGGCCCTATTTGAATCTAGCTGGCAAGAAGCAACTCCAAAATAATGTTTTATTTCGTTTtgtttttgttggtggtggtgcTCCTGGAGGGGACATGAACGAATACTTGGATTAATGGGCACAAATTTCCCGTCAGATCCACAGTTCTAAACAAAGAATCTAGGACAGGGGTTACGACCAGCACAAATTACGTAGGAGAAGTGGAAATTAAGACATTAAAATTATAGGATTCACCACCCTCATGTTTTTCTAGTAATAAATTCTATCCGAAAGACACAAATTCAATCCGGTTCTCTGCTgatgtttgaaaagtgtgaaatATTATGAAGGCAAAGAGGAAAATCGATTGGGAAGGGTTATTTATTTATCTTCCTTCGGAAAATGAAACGATTATTATTTTCTACCATTGCATTTGAACAGGctcgggaaatgctctgtgaaaTGATCAGAAAATAAGGTTCTTTGGCTAATGGCTTGTTGGTGATTGTCTGTGTGTTTCGCTGTTATTTCACCTTgtatatttgtgaagggaaaggaagGATGTGTTTAAAATTGCTGATTCTTTCTTGTTTTATTGTACGCTGGTTTAACTCGTTGAAAGAGATCCCAGAATGAAATATTTCCACTTCTCAACTTTATGGAGAGAGATGCGGACTAGACAGACATTAGGCAGAGCTCTCGACCCAGGGAGTTCATGTAGCCTTTAGGATTACATCCCTTAAGCAGGCACAAAGAtcggatttttaaaaaatatcgtCCTGATTCATAACTAATTTCATGCTAAAGGAATCGACAGGAGGGAAATCTTTCTATTGTGTGGGTGGGACTGAAAATAACCGATATTCAGGATTGGATTCCATCTCAGACTTTCAATGAGAAATCCTAACAGACTGTACTATATAAAAGCTTCAACCTGCCTATTCATCCCCGACTGGCTTTTAGGTTTAATTTCTAGGCCCTGCACTTTTAATAGCCTGTCTGCAAATCTGCAGGCATCGGTTTGAGAaatgccagctgaagacaaacaTCCTGTTTTCGGCTCTAGTCCGGTAATACAAATACATCGTTTGTTTTATTTCGACCCGTGTGTGTGATGGGATATATGTAGAGAGAAATCTTCACGTCATATGTCTGTTAGTAAGGGGTTTGCATCCATGTTAAACCCCCTTATTAATAGAAATATATGAATAAGAAGAACaagatatttacatatatattacaTGTATTATAAATTTGTTATatataattaaaacaaacaaatatttataaatgtgtttaattatatatataattataaatttatatatatgtgtgtgtgtgtgtatatcattATAATTTAATTAAAGAGAATAAACGTAGCGTGCATAGACAGGGTGTGTTTCTGTTTATATAACCTATGAATAAGATAAACATCCCTATATACATCGAAACTAAATACTTTTTAATGTGATATCCAAATTCCAAGCCCAATTGACACACAAGGGGGGATGATATTCGGGTCCAGTCTCCCAGTCCCCCAGTCCGGATTGGCTAGGGTGGGTGTGCTTCCGGCCCCCGTAGCTACACACCTTTCTATCAGCGTTTGCTATCTTGATGTCGATCACGTCGGCTCCAGGGTTTTAATGTGCAGTTGATCTAAAGGAACTGGGACAAGagatctccccccgcccccgggaaTTAGCTGCATTATTCCGATGTGGGTTTCCTTTCTCCTTACCTCCTTGAGGTGAGAGGGGAGAAGGCAGCCCTGGGCCGGAGAGATCTTTTGTTGGAACAGGCCACTCGAGGGGTTCCTGCTTCACTAGGACAGATGTGCCTAATGGCCCACACGATGCCATATCCCCACAGACCCTTTCTGGAGAGGTGGCTGGGAAagggccaaagccctgggatttTCTCAGGTCTTCTCTACAAACGACCTGGTTAACTGAACCCCGCAGAAGCCAAGGACATTAAGGTTAGAAAGGCCGAGTCTGGGATCAGATCAGACTTCTGCTTTCGGCAAAGCACTGGGCCCCCTTTACTTACCCCAGCCCTGAAATGACCAAACCAAACTTTAGGAGGAAATAATAATTTATCAGCATTAAATGCGTTTTGTGTAACGATACATCCATGTGTTTGTCTGATGGCAGACGAGCCACTAAACACCTCCTTGCCCAGCTGATGGGTCCTGTCTCCTGCCTGCCTTGGCTAATGGATAGAGAAGGAGCCCAtagattgttttttaaacaacttGACTTCAAACATACCTAACACATTTTGGATACGATCAGGTAGAACaggtgcaggattggggtctttcGGCCCAAAGCCACGGGCCATTCTGCTTAAAACAAAAACCGACGGTGTAATATGTCCCCCAAATAGGAAACATCAAATGAACCCGATGCTGCTCTCTTTACTCAAGAATAGGCCCTGAGTAGACATTTGTTTTGGAGCAATATAACTATTTCCCATTGCTGTCACATTTGATCAGACTCCACGTCTTGGTTATAGACAAAGCTAGTCGTTTGAAATGAATGggaagtctgtctgtctgtctgtctatccacaTACAGCctgcctatctatctatctatctatctatctatctatctatctatctatctatctatctatctatctatctatctatcgtaTAATATTCTACTACGTTAATACGGAAATACGAAATTCTTATATTTCTCAGCAAAACATTGCAATCATTGTATATAGATTAAGTATTAAATTCTCCTCATGCAAGATTTTATGTATATCTGGTTTTATATATCCAAATTGCAAGCTTAATTTACGCATAAGGGGGGattataatatttatatatagatagatagttatatatatagttatatagttatagttgtaTATATAGAAAGAAAGAGTTATAGCGTTATATAGTCATATTGTTATATATATAGTTAAAGTTagttatatatatagagagagagagtgtataaaAATATACAGACACCGTATATATTTCTCAGCAAAGCCATTGTGATCACTCTGTTGCATGAGTAGAATGTCATGCTTCAGCTGTATCTCCCTGTATAACAATATAATTATCACAATGACTTTGCTGAGAAATACAtacattatgtgtgtgtgtattagatTGCAATGGTTCAGTGTTAAAACAATCAAACGTACTACTATGTTTATAGCGAAGGATTATAATAGAATGctatatatttgtatataaaatTATTGTGATGCAATATAATCGCCACAATGGCCCTGCATGTTatagtgtatgtgtgtgcatatatatatatatatatatatatatacacacacacatacactataACATGCActataacatatatatatatatatatatatatatatatatatatatatgttatagtgcatgtgtgtgtatatatatatatacatacacacagacataCACTATAACATGCAGGGCCATTGTGGCGATTATATTGCATCACAATAattttatatacaaatatatagCATTCTATTATAATCCTTCGCTATAAACATAGTAGTACGTTTGATTGTTTTAACACTGAACcattgcaatatatatatatatatgcgtgTGTATATAATGTAGGATACACACATATATGTAAATACTGCTAtccagtgtgtgtatgtgtccagATAGAAATAGAATCCCCCTTTAAACAGTTCTGGAATTAGAAATAGACACGTTCTTTCATGCTCTTTAGAGCTCGTAACCACGATACATTCATCTTCAAATCAATCGTTTCCACGAAGGTTGGTTGAGTTCAAAAGTGTAACCTGCGGTAGCAGCAAAGCGGGGTTTCCATTGGAAATCTCGCCAACAAACGCCTATTTAGCCCTGTCCTTTCGTCAGCATTAACTGAAATCAAACGAAAAAGAATGTTTTATTTCGttctatttttgttgttgttgctgctccTGGAGGGGAAATGAACGAATACTTGGATTAATGGGTCCCGAAGCTCTCGGTTTACCCTTCGATAAAAATGTGCTGTTCTTTAAACACCATCCCGTCCGCGTCTTCAGACCCTGGAGTTTATTCTCTCTCTCCGGACAGcaaaaaaattaatagaaaataaaCCGATTCCAGCGGTGGCTGAGTCACCTGCCAGTGCAACAGCAAATGTTGGCTCAAGGAAAAGATTAAATGTGAGGCTTAAACAGGCAGCACAGAGATATTACGCTAAGGCTACCGGTGGAAGGAAAAGTGATCCGTGGGCTTTGAGGGATTGCACCCAGCCCATCTCTTGGCCGCCCCTGGCTCCAGTGAACCCTCATCTGTTTAAggactgggtgaaatcctggccccacggAGGTCCAGGGgccttttgccattgacttgaatggggccaggatttcatttcTCGTCCTGCATTAGCGGAGAAGCTGCCCGAGCGCTTCGGTACAAAGAGCTAAGCGCGCTGCTCTTCTGAGCCAAAGAATCGTTCGGCTAATTCTCCTGCTACGAAATCATTGCGGCAGGAGCCTGGCTCCCAGGCCGGAACAATGGGCTCCTTCGCGGCCCAGGTGTGTTTGCCTGGACGCTGCTGTCAAACTGGCAACATCTGTCACGGTCACCtcttttctgttccttttttCCTTCACCTCCTCTTTTtatcccttttctttctttctttctttctttctttctttctttctttctttctttctttctttctttctttctttttccctcccacttttcttctttctttctttccatcccTCTCCCAAgcgtctttctttctttctttctccccccGCTCGGCTGGGCGGTCTGTCCGCCTCGCAGGggtgccctgggctccctccaccccctcacctcctctcctctctcccccaggaCGATGGAGCGGCTGCCGGCGGAGCTGCCCCCCAGTGACCCGCGGGATGCCCGGCCCCCCCAGCAGCACGATCCGGGAGCGGAAGGCACGAGCGAGCCGGAGAGCAGCCGCGGGGGGATGGAGGTCCCAggagagccccagctgctgctcaaTGGGGTTTCCAAGGAGACGGGCCGGCCCTCCCCcgggccccccgccgccgccgTGCCGGTGATCGAGCTGGTGCGCAGGGACATAAAAGGCCGCGAGGCGCCCGGCGAGGCGATGCAGAGAGCGCCGGGCGCCGAGCCGTGCAGAGCCCCGGCCGAGGCCGCCTGCGACGCCCGCATGGTGCAGCTGAGCCCTCCGGCGCTTCCCCTGCCGGCGGCCGGCAGAGCCATGCTCTACAACATCGGCCAGCCGCTGGCCGCCATCAACAGGTCCGTGCCCTGCCCGATCTCCCCGtccgtccgtctgtccgtcctgtctgtctgtctgtttgtctgCCCCTCGCTCCCGCTGGCTCCCCACTAGTGTCCTACAGCAGCATCCGCGCCCTCTCCTAGCCTGAGATGAAGTCTTTAGTACCGTTTCTTCGGAAACCTGCAGGATTGTTTCTCTTCTTCTGTCTCTCCGACCGCTCTCTGTCTTCCTGTCCTGCACGtggctatctatctatctatctatctatcataaaACCCGAAGTTCATAAGGACAGGAGGTTGTCTGGCAAAGGAACCTTTCTCTATCCGGGCATGCAATATTTGTGTGTGGATAATTGTGGGAGAGTTTGTATGTATGTAATTTTGCAAAGCAAAACATCTGTTGTAGCCGTTGGAACAAgggtaatttttatatatatactgcATATGTTAAAATCatattaaaatgtaatattttaaatgcaaaGGTGTAAATGTAGCCAGTGCTATATTTATCTAATGGGCAATTGTTTTGGTTCCTTGAAGAAATCTCTCAGCTCTTTGCAGCCAGCGAGATGTGTGTGACCCTACAAATAATCATGACAGTGGGAAGAGATTGCTTCAGAATATGCATTGTATGTAGTGCGTGTAAATGAATATACATACACCCTACATTGCAGTTATATAATGCAATTCAATTCCATTTTCTCTCATTTAATACAAATTAATAGTAGTTTAGCATATGTGTGTTATATATCATCTAGAGAAATCTGTTCCAGAGATCAGGTAGCCTCCTGTCTTAAAAGACATGCCAGAAAGTGCACATAAGTGTATTAGAATTCTATCACGTTGATTGGAAGCCCTACAGATTTTTATCCTGGTCACTTAAGACAAATGTCTGTTATGCTGCATATGTAAGTGTATGTATAATATGTATATGTAtaatatgtgtatgtgtatatatatctgtaCACACAAATGCATACatagatcctcaactggtatcAACTGGCATAGCTCGATAGATTTGAAAGTccctttgatgtcagtggagctatgctgatttacaccagctgaagatctggcctataATATCTAATAGTTCGTCTTCAAGTGGCTGCTGCACAGATGCCCATGGTGCTTTCCATGAGTGGAAATGTGCAGAGTCCATCTCGAAGAACCCTGACGACATGGGAGAACTCTTCATGAAGTGTATCTATGtgttttcctcatttttttctgactttttctTTGTACCTTGTTTGCAGTGGGTTTTTTGGAGAGCCAGACAGCTTCTCAATGTACAACAACAACAGAATGAAAAGAAGACCATCTCCTTATGAAGTGGAGATCAGTGATGGTGAGAATCTTTTATTCTGCCCCTGATGGTGTATATCCAGTGCAAAGGGGTGTAGATGGTGCTTAATGTTGGTgacatagaatatcaaggttggaagggacctcaggaggtcatctatctagtccaaccctctgacAGATTAAtgtcctagatccctaaatggtcttCCCAAGGATTgggctcataaccctgggtttagcaggctaatgctcaaaccactgagctatcctatTCTATCCCATCCCTCCCATGGGAAAGTTGCTTAGACCAACATATGTTGGGATAAAATACAAAGCACTAAAGGGATGAGGGAGAGGATGACATCACTCCTACTGTCTGATAGCATGCTCCTGCCCTGGTCTTGACTCCTGCATAATGGAGCCAATATTTCCTGCTCCATCTGGTAACCAGTCTATGATGAAGGACTTAATAATATTGCCCCAGTTCAGCAATGCACTCTAGCAGGTGTTTAATTCCATTCCTGTTCTGCAAACCACTTAGCTCTTGtttaaggttatgtctacagAGCCCATGCTGGCCTAGCCCCCTAGTGTAGATAAAGTGTACaagacagaaggggtttttctgccAGTGCAGGAACGCCACTTCCCTGAACAGCATTAGCTATGTTGACTGAAGTGGTCCTCTGTCAGCATAGCTGCATGCACACGGGGGGTTttatcagcatagctacattgtCTAGGGAATGTGGGTTTTTCaccccctgactgacatagctatgccagtataagttttaagtggagaccaggcctaagtcccaTTGTAGTGAGAGAGACTTGTATacatgcttgagtgctttgctgaactggggccattCTTCCGAGGTGCAGTAATTGCAAAGACACCTCAGAGAGTCACCATACATAGAGGCTTGCCTTGTGCCAGAAGCTCTCAAGCAGAATTCTCCTTTGAAATTGACCAGTTCTGCTTCCAGACTGATGACCCAGAGtttataatgtatttttaaaaatctttcaaagTAGGGAAGGAATTAAAAAGCCTAGGATATTATGTCACTACCTGCCCCTGCACAGTCCTATGGGTTTCAATGGGAATGGCTGTGTGAGTAAACACTCCTATGTGTGTATGTTTCCAGTCAAAGGGCCttagtttttaaatcaaagccTAAAGCTCTCCACAGTGACAGATGTCTATATAAATGAGATGAAAGgataaaaagaaaacacattttaaatgagaAAACATTGAAATCCACAAAAGCTTGGAAATTCAGTTACCTTCATTTGTCTTTCTTTTCAGCTAACCTATCCAAATAAAACCCCAGTCCTCcatatttcaaaagaaaatgatgAGGCTAACATAATACTTGCAGAACATCACTCCATGCTCACTGCACTGATGTTattccctttccctccatcctCTGTCTGTTTGTCCATTTATATTGTAAGctggttggggcagggactgtctctcgccaTGTttctgcacagcacctagcagaatAGGGGCCGTATCTTGGTTGGGGCCTTTAGGTTCTAccattatataaataataattaaggcTGACAAGTAAAAACACAAGTGTGTATCAATGTCATAAGAGTCTGAGCAAGAGTTTTAACCTTACCACTGAGTTCACTTGTTTTTAGCTTAGATGTGAAGTTTTACTTATATATAATACACTCAATAACTGTTTAGATGAGCAGTACACGTATAAATGTATTTGAAAGAAAACTGAATATGTATTTACTCGATAATGTATTAGGTATAAtcattgggcctgatcctgtgcctCCCAAATTGGTTGATTAAatatttgctggatcaggccatTGAACTAGGATAGTTTTGGGGGGTGTATCTCAGAAAGCAGACTGAGACACTGagcttgcaaacacttatgcatgtgaataACCTTAAAGTTACATGAGTGAGCATTTGCAGGcccagagggcctgatccaaagcccactgaagtcagtggaaagattccaagGGGTTTTGGATCAAATTTATATTTAGCAAATCAAGTAAATAGGGCAAAATTGTGCCCCTAAACATGACCATGCAACTTCCACTAACATCAATGGACTGCAGCTGATACAAGCAAGTGTAATGTCTTCAGAACGGTTGTGGTTTGTCTGTCAAGGAGTATTTCATATCTGACAAGATTTGCAACATGGGGCATTTGGGGGGAGAAACAGAGACGTTAAACTAGGAGCGGTCTTTGGGAGATAGAATGGCAAAATAAGCCTGGACTGTTTCTCCTAAAATAGGGGCAATATAGGTATGCAAATTTCAGTTTTTGGGTCAATGGCAGCTCTCAAGCTTTGCAAGTCAGTTTGATTTATGATCAAACCAGAATGAGCAGGTGGAGAATTGGCATTCacaggggcaggggactggacagcGCATAAGCGAGGTACAGAAATGAGAGTATGGTGGCCAAGTTTAGGCCTTTCAGTTGCTTCCTCTGCCAACCAGAATAGTGGCTTAATCTGGCCTGTTTGAAACCTGCACTGAGAAGAAACTGATAGCAGACAGGCCAGTCACTGACCTAGAAATATGTCTGAAGGTTCTAAGATAACAATATATATTGCAAGCAGAGTCTCAGTAGCTCCTGATGTCAGCTGGGCAGATTCTTCACTGGCTTCCCCGCCTGCAGTGCCTGCTCCTCTCAGCTTATTGGATCATGAGTAACAAGCCACCTGGCTTCCTGGCTTTCTCCCAACCTTCATGTTCACCGCCACAGGGCTCAGCCCTGAACTGCACAAGCTGAACTGCTTCAGAGAGGAAGAATTGTGAAGCCCCAAAAGTAACTCCAATCAAATCCTTTTTCGTGAAAACGTTTTGTTGAAGTGTGAAAATGTTTTGACCGCTCTCCAAGCCAGctgcaaaacaaataaatacataaagttcacaaaaagttttgaaaactgtttgcaaaaaaaaattctgttgggATTTTGAAAAATGTCTTCTGCTtctccttttaatttttgttatatTTAATAAATTATGGAGAAAGCCCTATTCAATCTTCCGAATTACTTACTGGACAAATTTCATTTAGAAGCGCACCTCCGTTTTTCACGACCTATCCACAAAGCATCCTGTGTTATCTctcacttaaaatctttaaatcaagaaaggatgattgtttttctaaaagatatgcttcaGTTCAACCATAGATACTGTGTTCAGTGCAGGAATCCGGAGATGAAATTCTACACCTGCATTGTGTCTGATGTCAACGCAGGAATcggggtgaaattctatggtctgcgTTATGCCTGATGTCATCTTAGATAatcacagcatttaaaaaaatttatgaATGACTTCCTTAGGGGCACCAGCGACCTCAATGGGTATTCTGTGCATGCAAGATTGGACTCTtggttattttaaattttttgttagGCTAGTGATCTCTAATATTTTCCCACTCAAATTCAAAAGCAGCAAAAGAGATTTTGTGATATTAAACAAAATCCTCTCTGCATGAGAATCTGATTTCCATGttcttgatattttttttaagctCAGAGGAGTCTGTTTGAGTCTTGGAATTGGGCTTTGTAACAGGAACgctgaggttatgtctacactgcgttGTAAATCTAGGTCTATGGGACCTGCACTTGGTGTTTCCACACTCATGCTCATgcttgagtgtccacactgcattgtaaacctgggtttgcAATTGCTGGACCTCGGCCTCACAGCTGTGCTGCCAGTACACGCATTCTGCAAGGTCTGGagcttgagctgtgtccacaGTGCAAAATGACAAGGCTTGGACCTGAGTCCCAGCAGGAATCGGACTCTGGCCCAACCTCCCCCAGCTGGGTCCTAGTAGGACCCAGCTCCTGAGTGCTTGCTGTtccaagtcagactgatttgcaCGTGGATGGAAAAGGGCCGTGGGCTTAAACCTGAGTCAGACCCCGGGCTTAATGTGCAGCATAAACATACCCTGAGAGATCTTTAATGATAGGCTAGCAGTGCAAATAGCCCTGCTATTGCTATTATTTGGGTCATGGTATTGCCTGGATGCCCCACCTGGCATTGGGGACCTGTGTTCAGGGTGCTGTACAAATCCAGAGTAAGAACCAATCCCTGTCATTAAGATGGTACAACTGCATTTGAATGCTCAGTTAGGGTGCTCTTTGAGAGGGGAAGAATGGTGTCATGGCTTAGGTACTTGACTGGGATTGTGGAGATGTGGGttttagtcctggctctgccagcaactcccattgtgaCCTTAGGCAGGTCACTTTGATCTCTCTGAGCTTCTCttttccatctgtacaatggggatgagAGTGCTTCTGACCTCCCAGGGCAATCAGGAGGGTAAATTCATTCATGCTTGTGAAAGTGCTTAGATGCTACAGGGATGGAGGCCCAATAAGTGCCCAGATAACTAGATCCCCTCTAAGGACCTGAAAGTTGCAAAATTAAATTTTTACTTAATGATGGTGATTCTTGCTCTCATGCACAGGGTTGAACTGACCACCAGATTTGGGTCGGGAAGGACATTTCCCCCCCACGGCGCATTGGCAGATACCTTggctttttcgccttcctctggaGCATTGAGCATCTGTTAGGATCAGGTGGGCGTATCCCACACGATCAATTTCCTGCgtatgcaggggaggagggaatctGGGGTGGGAAATGATGGACCTCAGTCCTTCCCATTTTCTGTGATTGTTCTTGTTGTTATTTTGGATGGATTTATTTTTAAcggtggggaggagaaagggactATTGTGCATTTCAACTATGCAGCTCCTGGTAATGTGACTGAGATGTGTCTGTTTGCTTATACGTGGCTGATTTGGTTTGGAGGGGCCAGTAGCTTGAATCTGTCGCAGCGATGACTGCGGTTGCTTAGAAGTGTTTCCAGTTGCAAAGCCCATGGAATGGATTTTTCTTGCAACACATCATGTGTCAGTGTTTTCTTTTCCCCAGCCAGCATTTCATTTCCTAGCATTTGGgatttctgtcttctctgatctTGAGGGTGGATTTATCAGGAGGCAGCCACATTTTACTAGTATGTTGCAACAATATTGTAAGTGAGCTTCAGAGCACATGATCTATTATCCATTTGCTACAGCTGAACTCCCCACTCCAGGAGTCCATGTGCATGTTAACAACCAAAACACCCACAGTGCTGTGGGCACATGGCTAGAGCCAAAGCATCACACTGGTAGGCCCAAGCATTGTGTGATGATGGAACACGGGGCAGTCTAAACAACTGACCACAGGCAGGTGCATATTGGTCAGTGACTTATTCCCGCCATGATGCAGT
The DNA window shown above is from Gopherus flavomarginatus isolate rGopFla2 chromosome 7, rGopFla2.mat.asm, whole genome shotgun sequence and carries:
- the TAL1 gene encoding T-cell acute lymphocytic leukemia protein 1 isoform X2 — protein: MERLPAELPPSDPRDARPPQQHDPGAEGTSEPESSRGGMEVPGEPQLLLNGVSKETGRPSPGPPAAAVPVIELVRRDIKGREAPGEAMQRAPGAEPCRAPAEAACDARMVQLSPPALPLPAAGRAMLYNIGQPLAAINSGFFGEPDSFSMYNNNRMKRRPSPYEVEISDGPHTKVVRRIFTNSRERWRQQNVNGAFAELRKLIPTHPPDKKLSKNEILRLAMKYINFLAKLLNDQEEEGNQRGKVNKDTGIVQEDLLQDMLSPNSSCGSSLDGAGSPDSFTEEQETLDSKHTRSLHHSILPVEGNAQR
- the TAL1 gene encoding T-cell acute lymphocytic leukemia protein 1 isoform X1, giving the protein MKSKWTMERLPAELPPSDPRDARPPQQHDPGAEGTSEPESSRGGMEVPGEPQLLLNGVSKETGRPSPGPPAAAVPVIELVRRDIKGREAPGEAMQRAPGAEPCRAPAEAACDARMVQLSPPALPLPAAGRAMLYNIGQPLAAINSGFFGEPDSFSMYNNNRMKRRPSPYEVEISDGPHTKVVRRIFTNSRERWRQQNVNGAFAELRKLIPTHPPDKKLSKNEILRLAMKYINFLAKLLNDQEEEGNQRGKVNKDTGIVQEDLLQDMLSPNSSCGSSLDGAGSPDSFTEEQETLDSKHTRSLHHSILPVEGNAQR